In Thermoleophilia bacterium, one DNA window encodes the following:
- a CDS encoding aldo/keto reductase, whose amino-acid sequence METRRLGASDLDLSVVGLGTWQFGGRWGGADDSVSTATCHAALDAGINWIDTADIYGQGRAERIVGAVLRDRSDDVIVATKGGVAWESGPDGLVIWREASGAYLRTSLERSLTALGRDYVDLYQVHWPVAGVPADDTMAELVRMRDEGTIRWIGVSNYHLPDLVAAAAAGPFVSFQEGYHVMRRQAEQAEFPWCRDHGVGVLAYGPLAHGLLTGRMDATTTFPENDWRSASELFTDESFADRIAVVQALQHIADQSGRPGGVAELAVAWVLRRPEVASAIVGARDATQGAGIAALVGVPLSADEDAAIDAVLAGYPAAARAYGHGEPPDRTAK is encoded by the coding sequence ATGGAGACCCGGCGGCTCGGCGCATCGGACCTCGACCTCTCGGTGGTCGGGCTCGGCACGTGGCAGTTCGGGGGGCGCTGGGGCGGTGCGGACGATTCCGTGAGCACGGCGACCTGTCATGCGGCGCTCGACGCGGGCATCAACTGGATCGACACGGCGGACATCTACGGGCAGGGCCGCGCCGAGCGGATCGTGGGCGCGGTTCTGCGTGACCGATCCGACGATGTCATCGTCGCAACGAAGGGTGGCGTGGCGTGGGAGTCGGGCCCGGACGGGCTCGTCATCTGGCGTGAGGCGTCCGGCGCCTACTTGCGCACGTCGCTCGAGCGCAGCCTCACGGCCCTCGGCCGGGACTACGTGGACCTGTATCAGGTGCATTGGCCCGTGGCCGGCGTGCCCGCCGACGACACGATGGCCGAACTCGTGAGGATGCGTGACGAGGGCACGATCCGCTGGATCGGGGTGTCCAACTACCACCTCCCCGACCTCGTGGCCGCCGCCGCCGCCGGTCCGTTCGTGTCGTTCCAGGAGGGGTACCACGTGATGCGTCGGCAGGCCGAGCAGGCGGAGTTTCCGTGGTGCCGGGACCACGGGGTGGGGGTGCTGGCCTACGGGCCGCTCGCCCACGGCCTGCTGACCGGGAGGATGGACGCGACCACCACCTTCCCGGAGAACGACTGGCGCTCGGCCAGCGAGCTGTTCACCGACGAGTCGTTCGCTGATCGGATCGCGGTGGTGCAGGCCCTCCAGCACATTGCCGACCAGTCGGGGCGCCCGGGTGGGGTGGCCGAACTGGCGGTGGCCTGGGTGCTGCGGCGACCCGAGGTGGCATCGGCCATCGTCGGTGCGCGTGACGCGACGCAGGGCGCGGGCATCGCGGCTCTCGTGGGGGTACCGCTCAGCGCGGATGAGGACGCCGCGATCGACGCCGTGCTGGCCGGGTACCCGGCGGCCGCACGCGCCTACGGCCACGGCGAGCCACCGGACCGCACGGCCAAGTAG
- a CDS encoding acetoin utilization protein AcuC, with product MSVTAFVDRQGLAGYDLGSDHPLAPVNRELAIDLIHAYGLLDRRDVYVLPPAPGDEDLIGLVHTDAYVAAVRRYSRTPVLAAAFEAGMWGLAHGGDTPAFSGMHEAAVAVCGASVTAAMEVWEGRADRAVSVAGGHHHAFANKANGFCIYNDPAVAIRALLDAGAERVAYVDVDVHHGDGTQFIFYDDPRVLTCSVHESGRYLFPGTGAMSERGVGAGVGYSVNIPLPAFSGDGPYLRAIEEVIAPVVMDFAPDVLVTQDGVDTHHQDPLAHLQVRMSTFPRLWRLLHHLADEAADGKWVALGGGGYNVDVLPRAWALLVAEMTGAATRDRVPAEWLALARERTGHDHLTDNLMGDPEPEVGAEERTGADIVGHAVVDEARALFT from the coding sequence ATGTCGGTGACCGCGTTCGTCGATCGCCAGGGCCTCGCTGGGTACGACCTCGGGTCCGACCATCCCCTCGCGCCCGTCAACCGCGAACTCGCGATCGATCTCATTCACGCGTATGGACTGTTGGACCGTCGCGACGTGTACGTGCTGCCGCCCGCGCCGGGGGACGAGGACCTCATCGGCCTCGTACACACCGACGCCTATGTGGCCGCGGTGCGTCGGTACAGCCGGACCCCGGTGCTCGCCGCCGCGTTCGAGGCGGGGATGTGGGGCCTCGCGCACGGCGGTGACACCCCGGCCTTTTCGGGAATGCACGAGGCAGCGGTGGCGGTGTGCGGGGCCTCGGTGACCGCCGCCATGGAGGTGTGGGAGGGCCGCGCCGACCGGGCGGTCTCGGTCGCCGGTGGCCACCACCACGCATTCGCCAACAAGGCGAATGGTTTCTGTATCTACAACGACCCGGCGGTGGCCATCCGGGCCCTGCTTGACGCCGGCGCGGAGCGCGTGGCCTACGTGGACGTGGATGTCCACCACGGCGACGGAACGCAGTTCATCTTCTACGACGACCCTCGGGTGCTCACGTGCTCGGTGCACGAGAGCGGCCGGTACCTCTTCCCGGGCACTGGTGCGATGAGCGAACGTGGCGTGGGCGCGGGCGTGGGGTACTCGGTGAACATCCCCCTGCCAGCGTTCTCCGGCGACGGTCCCTACCTGCGGGCAATCGAGGAGGTCATCGCCCCGGTGGTTATGGACTTCGCGCCCGACGTGCTGGTGACGCAAGACGGGGTGGACACGCATCACCAAGACCCCCTGGCGCACTTGCAGGTGCGTATGAGTACGTTCCCGCGGCTCTGGCGGCTGCTGCACCACCTTGCCGATGAGGCTGCGGACGGCAAGTGGGTGGCGCTGGGTGGGGGCGGGTACAACGTGGATGTTCTGCCCCGGGCGTGGGCGCTGCTCGTCGCCGAGATGACGGGTGCCGCGACCCGCGACCGGGTACCCGCGGAGTGGCTCGCCCTCGCACGCGAGCGCACCGGGCACGACCACCTGACCGACAACCTGATGGGCGATCCCGAGCCCGAGGTGGGCGCGGAGGAGCGGACCGGCGCCGATATCGTGGGTCACGCCGTGGTGGACGAGGCCCGGGCCCTGTTCACGTGA
- a CDS encoding P-II family nitrogen regulator, which translates to MKKIEAFIRHEAFDEIRNRLAGMGLPSMSVSEVKGSGRQGGYTESYRGAKTTIFMRPKLKLEVVLDDTDVERAVDVILELAHTGEPGDGKIFIIPVEDAVRVRTGERGDIVLAPHSKA; encoded by the coding sequence GTGAAGAAGATCGAGGCGTTCATCCGTCATGAGGCGTTCGACGAGATCCGCAACCGCCTAGCGGGTATGGGGCTTCCCTCCATGTCTGTTAGCGAGGTCAAGGGCTCCGGACGGCAGGGCGGGTACACCGAGAGTTATCGCGGGGCGAAGACCACAATCTTCATGCGTCCCAAGCTCAAGCTCGAGGTGGTGCTGGACGACACCGACGTGGAACGTGCGGTGGATGTCATCCTCGAGCTGGCCCACACGGGCGAGCCCGGTGACGGCAAGATCTTCATCATTCCGGTGGAGGACGCTGTGCGCGTCCGTACCGGTGAGCGCGGGGACATCGTCCTCGCGCCGCATTCGAAGGCTTAG
- a CDS encoding HD domain-containing protein, with protein MPSPRWARRSGPAPISWVTPWWTRPGPCSRDHGRLAGCGRSPGAHQLCRAVAGDVRYAHSRGVAQQAARAVGMSGDDHRMLLACAWLHDIGYALPGDAHHAVVGARALRRAGHETVARVVAHHSRAAARIAANGGPPLEGEFPIPEGTARRVLDLLDVADLLTGPHGERVDPAARLGLLVARRGTDHPSVHALVVNVTRLGEDPTLRVVVEALTAEAVAA; from the coding sequence ATCCCGAGCCCGAGGTGGGCGCGGAGGAGCGGACCGGCGCCGATATCGTGGGTCACGCCGTGGTGGACGAGGCCCGGGCCCTGTTCACGTGACCACGGCCGACTGGCGGGCTGCGGACGATCCCCGGGTGCCCACCAACTCTGTCGGGCCGTCGCGGGGGACGTGCGGTACGCGCACTCCCGTGGTGTGGCCCAGCAAGCGGCCCGGGCGGTGGGGATGTCGGGTGATGACCATCGCATGCTGCTGGCATGCGCGTGGCTGCACGACATCGGATACGCCCTGCCGGGCGACGCACACCACGCCGTGGTCGGTGCACGCGCCCTGAGGCGGGCGGGGCACGAGACCGTCGCCCGGGTGGTGGCACACCACTCGCGGGCGGCGGCGCGCATCGCGGCGAACGGGGGTCCGCCGCTCGAGGGTGAGTTCCCGATACCCGAGGGGACTGCCCGGCGGGTTCTGGATCTTCTCGACGTCGCGGACCTGCTCACCGGACCGCACGGGGAGCGGGTGGACCCCGCCGCTCGCCTCGGGTTACTCGTCGCTCGCCGGGGCACCGATCACCCGTCGGTGCATGCCCTCGTGGTGAACGTCACGCGTCTGGGTGAGGACCCCACGTTACGCGTGGTGGTCGAGGCGCTCACCGCGGAGGCGGTGGCCGCATGA
- a CDS encoding response regulator transcription factor, with protein MGTTNDRPFILIAEDEPNIASFAKMYLEAAGFRVVVAARGDDALTAIDAQRPDLLLLDLNLPGVDGFEVTRRLRQGGTSMPILILTARDDAVDKVVGLELGADDYVTKPFDPRELVARVRAVLRRSDGKPDPPDPDMPPILEVGDLRIEIGPREVFVGDTEIALTPKEFDLLTTLVQARGLVLRREQLLERVWGYTFLGDSRTIDVHVRQLRRKLGDACPIDTVWGTGYKVPARR; from the coding sequence ATGGGTACGACCAACGACAGACCGTTCATCCTCATCGCCGAGGATGAACCCAACATCGCCTCGTTCGCCAAGATGTACCTCGAGGCGGCCGGTTTCCGCGTGGTGGTCGCCGCGCGCGGGGACGATGCGCTCACCGCTATCGACGCCCAGCGGCCCGACCTGCTGCTGCTCGATCTCAACCTCCCCGGTGTCGACGGGTTTGAGGTAACCCGGCGCCTTCGTCAAGGTGGCACCTCGATGCCGATTCTCATCCTCACGGCCCGCGACGATGCTGTCGACAAGGTTGTGGGCCTCGAACTCGGCGCCGACGACTACGTGACCAAGCCGTTCGACCCCCGCGAGTTGGTGGCCCGCGTGCGTGCGGTGCTCCGACGGTCCGACGGGAAGCCCGACCCGCCGGACCCGGACATGCCGCCGATCCTCGAGGTGGGTGACCTGCGAATCGAGATCGGCCCGCGCGAGGTGTTTGTGGGAGACACGGAGATCGCACTGACCCCCAAGGAGTTCGACTTGCTCACGACGCTCGTGCAGGCGCGAGGACTCGTGCTCCGCCGTGAGCAGTTGCTCGAGCGAGTGTGGGGTTACACCTTTCTCGGAGACAGCCGCACCATCGACGTGCACGTTCGTCAGCTCCGACGGAAATTGGGGGATGCCTGCCCCATCGACACGGTCTGGGGCACCGGATACAAGGTGCCGGCTCGGCGGTGA
- a CDS encoding NAD+ synthase yields the protein MRIACAQVHTVVGDIEGNLALVREAIGAATDVGASLVLTPELALTGYPPEDLLLRPSFAEASREALYELAPTVVDGVAIVGFVEHDDDLFNSAAVIADGRVQGIYRKRFLPNYGVFDEARYFRAGTRPMVLDIHGARVGIVICEDIWYAEPIAAELSRARLDVIACISASPFHMGKAEVRERMLQTRATGSTAALAFCNQVGGQDELVFDGRSVIIDHAGEIVARAPMFRDDLLIADVELDSAAGRRLREPLVRRLDPSEEFAAVVVDVRPATASPPLPVAVAPVPIEEAELWGALVTGVRDYVVNNGFPGVVIGLSGGIDSALTAALAVDALGADAVHGVAMPSVFTSGQSTGDAQALAGRLGIRLDVIPITAVVDAFEAELADVFAGRGRDTAEENLQARVRGTLLMAISNKHGNMVLATGNKSEMSVGYSTIYGDMVGGFAPLRDVSKTWVYRLASWRNRDGIREVIPQAIIDRSPTAELRPDQRDSDSLPAYEVLDPILEAYVEQDLPPDALVARGFPEDIVRRITGLVDRAEYKRRQGPPGVKITPRAFGRDRRMPITNRYGAG from the coding sequence ATGCGCATCGCGTGCGCGCAGGTACATACGGTCGTCGGTGACATTGAGGGCAACCTCGCACTGGTGCGGGAGGCCATCGGCGCCGCAACGGACGTGGGCGCGTCGCTCGTGCTCACTCCCGAGTTGGCCCTCACCGGCTACCCGCCGGAGGACCTCTTGTTGCGCCCATCGTTCGCCGAGGCGTCCCGGGAGGCGCTCTACGAACTCGCCCCCACCGTGGTGGACGGCGTGGCGATCGTGGGGTTCGTGGAGCACGACGACGACCTCTTCAACTCCGCCGCGGTCATCGCGGACGGCCGGGTGCAGGGGATCTATCGGAAGCGGTTCCTGCCGAACTACGGTGTGTTCGACGAGGCTCGGTACTTCCGTGCCGGTACGCGCCCCATGGTTCTCGACATCCACGGGGCACGCGTGGGGATCGTCATCTGCGAGGACATCTGGTACGCGGAACCGATCGCCGCCGAGCTCTCCCGCGCGCGACTCGACGTGATCGCCTGCATCTCGGCGTCGCCGTTCCACATGGGGAAGGCGGAGGTACGCGAGCGCATGTTGCAGACCCGTGCCACCGGGAGCACGGCGGCGCTCGCGTTCTGCAATCAGGTGGGCGGGCAGGACGAACTGGTGTTTGACGGTCGATCCGTGATCATCGACCACGCGGGCGAGATCGTCGCCCGAGCGCCCATGTTCCGCGACGACCTTCTCATCGCGGATGTCGAGTTGGACAGCGCCGCTGGTCGCCGCCTTCGTGAACCGCTGGTCCGTCGCCTCGATCCGTCGGAGGAGTTCGCAGCGGTGGTGGTGGACGTCCGACCGGCGACCGCCTCCCCACCGCTCCCCGTCGCGGTGGCACCCGTGCCGATTGAGGAGGCCGAACTGTGGGGTGCCTTGGTCACCGGCGTGCGCGACTACGTGGTGAACAACGGCTTCCCGGGGGTCGTCATCGGCCTCTCCGGGGGCATCGATTCGGCTCTCACGGCCGCCCTCGCGGTGGACGCCCTCGGTGCCGACGCCGTGCACGGCGTCGCCATGCCATCGGTCTTCACCAGCGGACAGAGCACGGGGGACGCGCAGGCGCTCGCGGGCCGCCTCGGTATCCGTCTGGACGTCATCCCGATCACCGCGGTCGTGGACGCCTTCGAGGCCGAACTTGCCGACGTCTTCGCGGGACGCGGTCGCGACACCGCCGAGGAGAACCTGCAGGCGCGGGTGCGCGGCACGTTGCTCATGGCCATCAGCAACAAGCATGGGAACATGGTGCTGGCCACCGGTAACAAGAGCGAGATGTCCGTCGGGTACTCCACGATCTACGGCGACATGGTCGGCGGGTTTGCGCCGCTTCGTGATGTGTCGAAGACCTGGGTGTATCGCCTCGCGTCGTGGCGGAACCGGGATGGCATCCGGGAGGTCATCCCACAGGCCATCATTGACCGATCGCCCACGGCGGAACTCCGCCCCGACCAACGCGACTCCGATTCGCTCCCCGCATACGAGGTCCTCGATCCGATCCTTGAGGCATACGTGGAACAGGACCTCCCGCCCGACGCGCTTGTGGCGCGTGGATTCCCCGAGGACATCGTTCGGCGCATCACTGGGCTCGTGGATCGCGCGGAGTACAAGCGCCGCCAAGGGCCTCCCGGCGTCAAGATCACCCCACGGGCCTTCGGGCGTGATCGCCGTATGCCGATCACCAATCGGTATGGCGCGGGTTAG
- a CDS encoding ammonium transporter — MPALAAAADAGPTPTDIAVNSMWVVVAATLVLFMQAGFAMLEIGLSRMKNSGAVAGKIIINLSVAILMFWAMGFALGFGDGNGFLGSAGWFLDATNATGDTNSLGLNAFQNAIAAYNIPVEAFFFFQVVFVAVSLAIVFGTMLDRTKFIGYVIFAVVFTGVIYPIVAHWTWGGGWLAQRGFLDFAGSSIVHLQGAVAALVGTLILGPRIGKFRNGKAQPIPGHSIPLAILGVIILWVGWMGFNAGSSLGAVGINFADIAVNTNLAAAAGVIGATVASLLIFRTLDVSQMGNGAIAGLVAVTAPCAFVDPWAAIVIGLVAGLIVPPLVVLVDKLGIDDPIGCLPVHGVAGIWGTLAVGLFATEARIGGLGVGPGLVYGGAGQLWVQFYGILATIAFTGGASAVVFLLVRNTIGLRVHEDEELAGLDISEHGMYGYPEQFIEVPGAFPESTRQSAGMATLAAPRTMSSSE; from the coding sequence ATGCCCGCCTTGGCTGCGGCAGCAGATGCGGGCCCGACGCCCACCGACATCGCGGTCAACTCGATGTGGGTGGTTGTCGCGGCAACCCTCGTGCTCTTCATGCAGGCCGGCTTCGCAATGCTCGAGATCGGCCTCTCACGCATGAAGAACTCAGGTGCCGTCGCAGGCAAGATCATCATCAACCTTTCGGTCGCCATCCTGATGTTCTGGGCGATGGGATTCGCCCTTGGATTTGGCGACGGCAACGGGTTCCTCGGCTCCGCCGGGTGGTTCCTCGACGCCACGAACGCTACGGGCGATACGAACTCGCTCGGACTCAACGCGTTCCAGAACGCGATCGCGGCGTACAACATCCCGGTCGAGGCGTTCTTCTTCTTCCAGGTCGTCTTCGTGGCGGTGTCGCTCGCGATCGTGTTCGGCACGATGCTCGACCGCACGAAGTTCATCGGTTACGTCATCTTCGCCGTCGTTTTCACCGGCGTGATTTATCCGATCGTCGCCCACTGGACGTGGGGTGGCGGATGGCTCGCGCAGCGGGGCTTCCTCGACTTCGCGGGTTCGTCCATCGTTCATCTGCAGGGAGCGGTGGCGGCATTGGTCGGCACCCTCATCCTCGGGCCACGTATCGGGAAGTTCCGAAACGGGAAGGCCCAGCCGATCCCCGGTCATTCGATCCCGCTCGCAATTCTGGGCGTGATCATCCTGTGGGTCGGGTGGATGGGATTCAACGCGGGTTCCAGTTTGGGTGCGGTCGGCATCAACTTCGCCGACATCGCCGTGAACACGAACCTGGCAGCGGCCGCCGGTGTCATCGGCGCGACCGTCGCATCGCTGCTCATCTTCCGCACGCTTGACGTATCGCAGATGGGCAACGGTGCCATCGCTGGCCTCGTGGCCGTCACGGCACCGTGCGCGTTCGTGGACCCGTGGGCCGCGATCGTCATCGGACTGGTGGCCGGACTCATCGTGCCGCCGCTGGTGGTGCTCGTTGACAAGCTCGGCATCGATGACCCCATCGGTTGCCTCCCGGTACACGGCGTGGCCGGTATCTGGGGAACGCTGGCTGTGGGGCTGTTTGCCACCGAGGCTCGTATCGGAGGGTTGGGCGTCGGTCCGGGACTCGTCTACGGCGGTGCCGGTCAGCTCTGGGTCCAGTTCTACGGGATCCTCGCCACCATCGCATTTACCGGTGGCGCGTCCGCAGTGGTATTCCTTCTCGTCAGGAACACGATCGGTCTTCGCGTCCACGAGGACGAGGAACTCGCCGGTCTCGACATCTCGGAGCACGGAATGTACGGATACCCCGAGCAGTTCATCGAGGTTCCCGGGGCGTTCCCCGAGTCAACCCGACAGAGTGCGGGGATGGCCACTCTGGCTGCCCCCCGAACCATGTCCTCGTCAGAGTAG
- a CDS encoding HAMP domain-containing histidine kinase yields the protein MTTGRRRRRPWASLSGRVALGAVGGLIVAAVLFAAIAVSLIRSEATSQARAELNRQAQAVATIVSDRVATALATGQEFRTEPIGNFEALAGPRTRLYYVGLALSPGAIDPTGGLPETVAREIDPDTLVRDGSQGFDFTPSGGTMPTFAAAAPVSVGRRYIGAIVLTRPQAEVSASWGEILAPVLVAVAFGLIVAVILVMWVTRRATRPLRDLGAAAGRVAVGDLATEVPETSGPEELDAVARSFNAMVRQLARRDRIAREFLMRITHDLRTPLTAIRGHASALGDGVVPEDAVPRSLGAIVSEANRLEVLVTDLLDLARMDADRFRIHPVAVPGAEPVRLATDALSSQANAKGVALITDIAEVPPIVTDPDRVQQIIGNLLDNAIRWTPPGGTITVTVRAGTAGGTITEVSDTGPGLTPELLEIAFEPFLSSETPDGHSGSGLGLAIAKQLARALGGDLRACDAIRHGARFILTLPAEVRNDEGPPPPRDEGPSFTSSHPGD from the coding sequence GTGACCACCGGCCGGCGGCGGCGGCGACCGTGGGCGAGTCTGTCCGGGCGGGTCGCGCTCGGCGCAGTGGGCGGACTCATCGTGGCGGCCGTGTTGTTCGCCGCCATCGCGGTATCGCTCATCCGCAGCGAGGCGACGAGCCAGGCGCGGGCCGAGCTCAATCGCCAGGCCCAGGCCGTCGCCACCATTGTTTCGGACCGCGTGGCGACCGCGCTCGCCACCGGACAGGAGTTCCGTACCGAGCCCATCGGAAACTTCGAGGCCCTCGCAGGCCCGCGGACGCGCCTCTACTATGTGGGGCTCGCCCTCTCTCCCGGTGCCATCGATCCCACCGGTGGGCTGCCCGAGACCGTGGCGCGCGAGATCGACCCCGACACCCTCGTGCGCGATGGATCCCAAGGCTTCGACTTCACCCCGAGCGGGGGGACCATGCCCACCTTCGCTGCGGCGGCCCCCGTTTCCGTGGGCCGCCGGTACATCGGCGCGATCGTCCTCACGCGCCCGCAGGCGGAGGTGTCGGCCTCGTGGGGAGAGATCCTCGCGCCCGTCTTGGTCGCGGTTGCGTTCGGGCTGATCGTCGCCGTCATTCTCGTCATGTGGGTGACCCGCCGCGCCACCCGCCCGCTCCGCGACCTCGGGGCGGCGGCCGGTCGGGTTGCGGTTGGGGACCTCGCGACCGAGGTCCCCGAGACGAGTGGCCCCGAGGAACTCGACGCCGTGGCGCGCTCGTTCAACGCCATGGTGCGCCAACTGGCACGCCGCGACCGCATCGCGCGCGAGTTCCTCATGCGTATCACCCACGACCTGCGCACCCCCCTCACCGCGATCCGGGGACACGCATCGGCCCTCGGCGATGGCGTAGTGCCAGAGGACGCCGTTCCCCGATCGCTCGGCGCCATCGTGTCGGAGGCCAATCGCCTTGAGGTGCTGGTGACCGACCTCCTCGATCTCGCGCGCATGGATGCCGACCGCTTTCGCATCCACCCCGTGGCGGTGCCGGGTGCCGAGCCCGTCCGCCTCGCCACCGATGCCCTCTCGTCCCAAGCGAATGCCAAGGGCGTGGCCCTTATCACCGACATCGCCGAGGTCCCGCCCATCGTCACCGATCCCGACCGCGTGCAGCAGATCATCGGCAACCTGCTCGACAACGCGATCCGGTGGACTCCGCCCGGTGGCACGATCACCGTCACGGTGCGCGCGGGAACGGCGGGCGGCACGATCACCGAGGTGAGCGACACCGGTCCCGGGCTCACGCCCGAACTCCTCGAGATCGCGTTCGAGCCCTTCCTGTCGTCCGAGACACCCGATGGCCATTCCGGGTCGGGGCTCGGCCTCGCCATCGCGAAGCAACTGGCGCGGGCCCTGGGCGGCGACCTAAGGGCGTGCGATGCCATCCGCCACGGCGCCCGCTTCATCCTCACGCTCCCGGCCGAGGTGCGAAACGACGAGGGGCCCCCGCCGCCACGCGACGAGGGCCCCTCGTTCACCTCATCCCATCCGGGGGACTAA
- a CDS encoding TIGR01777 family protein codes for MRVTVTGASGLIGGHVMAALLARGDEVVPVSRGKATVGGVPAVRWDVASGPFPEAATDGVDAVVNLAGASVGEGRWTAARKGILQGSRVLTTTAVADALARGVGPRVLVSGSATGYYGNRGDEVLDESATAGDDFLADTAVRWEAAARRAEAGGVRVCLSRTGMVLSRHGGVLPRLARLARTGVVGPIGGGRQWVPWVHVDDVVGMILAALDDDAWTGPFNAVAPEATRQGDVAKALGRVLGRPAVARTPAFVLKASMGEMAALVLDGQRTVPRVATASGYRWAFADLDHALRAEMGV; via the coding sequence ATGAGGGTCACGGTCACGGGTGCCAGCGGGCTCATCGGTGGACACGTCATGGCCGCTCTCCTCGCACGCGGGGATGAGGTGGTACCCGTGTCGCGCGGCAAGGCCACGGTGGGCGGGGTTCCGGCGGTGCGCTGGGATGTCGCGTCGGGTCCCTTCCCTGAGGCGGCGACCGATGGTGTGGACGCCGTTGTCAATCTCGCCGGAGCGTCGGTGGGCGAGGGGCGCTGGACCGCCGCGCGCAAGGGAATCCTCCAGGGCAGCCGCGTGCTCACTACGACGGCCGTCGCCGATGCGCTCGCGCGGGGCGTGGGGCCGCGTGTGCTCGTGAGCGGCAGTGCGACCGGCTACTACGGGAACCGGGGCGACGAGGTACTGGACGAGTCGGCGACGGCGGGTGACGACTTTCTCGCGGACACGGCAGTGCGATGGGAAGCCGCCGCGCGCCGGGCCGAGGCCGGTGGTGTGCGCGTGTGCCTGTCGCGTACCGGCATGGTCCTCTCACGGCACGGCGGGGTACTCCCCCGCCTCGCACGCCTCGCACGCACGGGCGTGGTGGGTCCCATCGGCGGCGGACGGCAGTGGGTGCCGTGGGTGCACGTGGACGATGTGGTGGGCATGATCCTCGCCGCCCTCGACGACGACGCCTGGACCGGCCCGTTCAATGCGGTGGCACCCGAGGCGACGCGCCAGGGCGACGTGGCGAAGGCCCTAGGTCGCGTGCTTGGCCGCCCGGCCGTCGCCCGTACTCCGGCTTTCGTGCTGAAGGCGTCAATGGGGGAGATGGCCGCGCTGGTGCTGGACGGTCAGCGGACGGTGCCCCGCGTGGCCACCGCGTCCGGATACCGGTGGGCATTCGCGGATCTGGACCACGCCCTGCGGGCGGAGATGGGCGTCTAG
- a CDS encoding nucleotidyltransferase domain-containing protein, giving the protein MDLGAPYRVIETPFDMEVIRVLSGTTGALSGRRVAGLVRTGSRPTVLRSLNRLAGLGLLDVTAVGRANMFSFNREHLAAPALEELMTLRRRLIDVITEQVRTLTPPPRAAGLFGSAARGDGDEESDLDILLISDSGETPETWQLHEVADHLRRRVGNVANLHTLTSSALASLVADDAPIIADLRRDYVPVLGQPAPELFAGSA; this is encoded by the coding sequence ATGGACCTCGGAGCCCCATACCGCGTCATCGAGACGCCGTTTGACATGGAAGTGATCCGCGTTCTGTCGGGAACGACCGGGGCGCTCAGCGGGAGGCGGGTGGCGGGCCTCGTGCGTACCGGGTCACGCCCGACGGTTCTTCGGTCGCTCAATCGCCTTGCGGGTCTCGGTCTCCTCGATGTCACCGCGGTAGGGCGCGCGAACATGTTCTCGTTCAACCGCGAGCATCTGGCGGCGCCGGCGTTGGAGGAGTTGATGACTCTGCGCCGTCGCCTCATCGACGTCATCACCGAGCAGGTACGCACCCTGACTCCGCCACCTCGGGCCGCGGGCCTCTTCGGGTCGGCGGCGCGCGGCGATGGTGATGAGGAGAGCGATCTGGACATCCTTCTCATCAGCGACTCCGGCGAGACGCCCGAGACCTGGCAGCTCCACGAGGTGGCGGATCACCTTCGCCGACGGGTGGGTAACGTGGCAAACCTGCACACCCTCACATCCTCTGCGTTAGCGTCGCTCGTTGCCGACGACGCGCCGATCATCGCCGACCTGAGGCGCGACTACGTGCCCGTGCTCGGTCAACCGGCTCCCGAGTTGTTTGCCGGTTCCGCATGA